The Anabrus simplex isolate iqAnaSimp1 chromosome 5, ASM4041472v1, whole genome shotgun sequence sequence agggtacttgaggggtccgagcggcctccgttggacgcaagctgcaacggccggtctggccatccgactcaatctacatcaactacatggacagtcaccataagcaataactacacttgggaattcaacaacaatatttggtggacattgcaaaatttttcttcacctttaagtattaaaagtttatcttcagaaattcaaattctacaaacataaagactttcattcacctgcaacaacaacattttgaaactgaattaagaaatcttgtaaatgcttctgctatctatcttcgtatcaacatcattacttggactttgtttcaaactgatttcatgtgtcacccctggaggaacttttggggggggaggtctgtaccgggcggtacacctctacaccgtttatttaaaagttgcgccagttgaaactcctcttctggaggaaggttggactttatctattctattaattctctactttctcagaagatgtcaccacgtggaaaattttgagtttttgaactgtgtcacttttgatgtgtttttgtttcgcttgaagtaagaagtgtgaactttctcttctagaggacactactgaagatcaacaatagcgcaccctagtgcggagtcaaagaactattttgttggagaaatttttatttcaaaagtttgtttcttgttaaatttctttctgttattgtttaagttggctgtatacccctctttttccccttgttttagatttatccaatcccgaatttcttttagtaatttctgaccaatctggtgtatcttcccccaacttgtatctgttgcggggtcctatccaataaaaacattgtgggcgggtgtttttcattcccctaacgcctagaaacttccgcgagagtatataaactgctgattttggggtctccgggccacttctgttccatctttcagtgtattaagtacatagcaggaggcgggaagcgcctctttcttcttcagccgttcaacaccaggtaattgcctattaataacttcctttcttgctaggtcggcagtttaacactcgcggcgggttcgaagcatttccatcatgtaaccttctcctaaaatgtaattactcttttcatctttttcttgtaaagctacatattgggatagagagtgctaaccctctcgagctcccactcacatttgttttgaggtgaacttattttctcaaactattcttcgtttatgtaatgtaaagtgttcttctctaagtcacctctgtagtatgggattagcccttgcgttagtagcccagagccagattaggttttaaaaacaaagtgtattaggagtgcaagttcgcctcctctcaaattgttattttagaggtcatgtaatcaaccttcttttcatgtaatagacctcagtaggttgggtattttacccctgtgaatacgtccttagaggacagcttgaaggtagagtttggtgtggccttgtgataggcttacaattttgagagcggatcgctctttgaaatttgtttctgtatgcctcgtgcaggctttatgtgtaatgtttggagccagtgctcctgggcatgaatggggctttctgctccttggctaaaaatttttttggagtaaggcggggctgattgcccaagagttatgaagtaagggcactgagcccgaatccagtaatattgtacctacatttttgctactctgtacctgttatgattgttatctcttgtttttgaaaagaaaatataacctagttaaattttaaattaattttacattgcacgttaaattcgtagcttgaaacccattcacacccgcaccttctttcacctctacctaccacggatatctccgtaacaattattattattattattattattattattattattattattattattattattatagtgcggtgatggtggtggtgattattgttttaagaggaagtacaactgggcaaccatcctctatgtgacactaatcagagagaaaaaattgaacggatccgacacttcgaaaaatgaaaatttcggtcaaagaaagacaggggccacgaagggcgtgaaaatgaaagaccccctaggcctcggaaacctaatatcgttgggtcggaaaagaacaagagttgaccaacggtggtcggataggatagatgagccTAGCACATATTGCATACCGTATGAATGGTTATATCAATCATATTCGAGAAGCAGCTAACCGTCGCATGCTATCATAGTGTAAATATAAAACTCAACCCAAACCgttacagtggtttcccattttcacgccaagcaaatgctgggggctgtatcttaattaaggccacgttcgcttccttatCACACCTATCGCTTtgctttcccatcgtcaccataaggtctGTACGTGTTGTatttgttagtgtgacgtaaaacagtaAATAAAAGATGACAGCGGGACATCTAACACACAAGTAAAAAATCATTATCACTCATGCTACCTGTCATCGTTTCAATGTACACAGAAATCAAACGCTAATGAGATCATCGTGCAGTCAAAAATTTCTTTTCACGGTTATCAAAAGCTACTTCCACCATAGGTACCTCCAGCTTCCAAGGGTATCATCAGTAATGTTTCTTCACTTTCGCCTAATGCGAATGACAAGGAATTAATACTAAaacattattttgaagaaattaATGATATAAAATTATTTAGAATTACACATCAATAAGATAATAAAATTGTAATTCATAGAAACCACTGTAAAAACATTCAAAATTCAGCACAAAATTTCATGAGTACTCGGTTAAATCACGAAGAATATTTCTACAGAAAACTTATTAGCCATTTTCTGTTTTTTATTCACATCACCCAAGATGCACCCGTACCCTTCTGCCTCTTAAGTAATTTCATAACTTTCTTTCCTGGTATCAGAGTTTGATGTATTCCAGGACGTTTCATTTTATTACCCAAATTAGTGCTCTCACTGCTGTTACTGAGTTCGTTTTCTACAATCGGGATCGCTGCATTTGGCGATACGAGCACAAATTGTGTACTATTTACCACATCACTCCCATCCTGTTCTTCCGAGATTGGTGCATGCAGATCTGAATCATGAGCAAATTTACATTTGTGGCCAAATCTACATCGCCCTTTTCGGAAATTCCAGCATATCTTTCTCCCATTTATCATTTTAGTCTCATCTTTTGTAGGAGTCATTTTTACATGTTTCTCAAGGATGGCCTTTTTAGCCATTTCAGCTTCTGCAAATGGATTTGAAAACACCGAGGTCTTCATCGTTGACGTAGTACCAGTCCCGAACTCAGGTCCAGGAAGCTTTTCGACTGTGCTACTAAGATGTTTCTCTGTATCTATATCGCAGTTAGAATCTGTATCACTTCCTGAATCTGACGATGAACCATAATTTGCCACTAGGGAAACCATATTAGCACAATGCTACAATATAAACAACTCAAAGAATATCGGCAGCAAAGAACCCACATACCATACATAAGGTCTGGAGTGTGCACAGAAAATGCAACTGTTACCACGAAGGTTGGAAAACGAGCTATATCTTATCATTTTCTGGACTATCTGAACAGaaagacaaaattaattaagaGTTTGTCATCGATCTATGAACACATGCAGAGGGCACTCGTGATGCTTCTATCGGTCAagccacggccaactcgaagttccggcctgctacacatgacagttccatagtgatgacgtcagttttttagtgcagcgatatgtaggcacgagtcttgtttacatggtggtttcgtagcacgttgttgttatttcagtgttattagaggtgttcgttcgtgtttaaaagtcataactgtatgaaaacgcatcagtaaaggatgtattttcagcaatagtatgtgttaaatattgtaaaattctaattcgagcagcctgatgttaggaagtactgctaggttatgtgatagcatgacgaat is a genomic window containing:
- the LOC136874434 gene encoding uncharacterized protein, with product MVSLVANYGSSSDSGSDTDSNCDIDTEKHLSSTVEKLPGPEFGTGTTSTMKTSVFSNPFAEAEMAKKAILEKHVKMTPTKDETKMINGRKICWNFRKGRCRFGHKCKFAHDSDLHAPISEEQDGSDVVNSTQFVLVSPNAAIPIVENELSNSSESTNLGNKMKRPGIHQTLIPGKKVMKLLKRQKGTGASWVM